Genomic window (Anomaloglossus baeobatrachus isolate aAnoBae1 unplaced genomic scaffold, aAnoBae1.hap1 Scaffold_4517, whole genome shotgun sequence):
GATGTGACGTCTGATGATACCGCTCCGCCCGTCCCCCCGGCGCAGGAGGCGGCTGCCGACCCTGAAATAGCATCTCAGCCACGTGGGCGGCTCGTACAGCTGATCACGCGGGCGGCTCGTACAGCTGATCACGCGGGCGGCTCATACATCACGCGGGTGGCTCGTACAGCTGATCACGCGGGCGGCTCATACATCACATCACGCGGGCGGCTCGTACAGCTGATCACGCGGGTGGCTCGTACAGCTGATCACGCGGGTGGCTCGTACAGCTGATCACGCGGGCGGCTCGTACGTCATCACACCACGCGGGTGGCTCATACATCACATCACACGGGTGCCTCGTACATCACATCACGTGGGCGGCTCGTACGTCGTCACATCACGCGGGCGGCTCGTACGTCGTCACATCACGCGGGCGGCTCGTACGTCGTCACATCACGCGGGCGGCTCATACATCACATCACGCGGGCGGCTCATACATCACATCACACGGGCGGCTTGTACATCACATCACGTGGGCGGCTCGTACAGCTGACCACGTGGGCGGCTCGTACGTCATCACACCACGCGGGCGGCTCGTACGTCATCACACCACGCGGGCGGCTCATACATCACATCACGCGGGCGGCTCGTACGTCATCACACCACGCGGACGGCTCATACATCACATCACGCGGGCGGCTCATACATCACATCACACGGGCGGCTCATACATCACATCACACGGGCGGCTCGTACATCACATCACGCGGGTGGCTCGTACATCGTCACATCACACGGGCGGCTCATACATCACATCACGCGGGCGGCTCGTACATCACATCACGCGGACGGCTCATACATCACATCACGCGGACGGCTCGTACATCACATCACGCGGACGGCTCGTACATCACATCACGCGGGCGGCTCGTACATCACATCACGCGGGCGGCTCGTACATCACATCACGCGGGCGGCTCGTTCATCACATCACGCGGGTGGCTCGTACATCACATCACGTGGGCGGCTCGTACATCACATCACGCGGGCGGCTCGTACAGCTGATCACGCGGGCGGCTCATACATCACACCACGCGGGCGGCTCGTACGTCATCACACCACATGGGCAGCTCGTCCCGCGAGGCCTCAGTCTGGTCCATGTAGTTATAGGTCGCGGGGTCAGGTTATTACAAATCCCCGTCTCTCCTGGGGTCTCCTTTGTGCTCGTCACTTGTCTGCTAGGAAGGTGCGGGACGTTAAGGTCCACGGTTTCCAGGCAAATATTCCTCTTCTCCCATTTCTGGGGGTTTCTCTTAATATCCGGAGAAGAGGCAGAACATGGTGCAGTATCCCACAGTCGCCCCCTCCATGTACCAGACCTGGCTCCTGGAGGGGTACTGAGTCGTGTTGCCCTGCGGGACATGGTGGGCACCAGTCCTGTCCCACCCCGGAGGCGTTGTGTGCCGGTTATCTGGGGTCCCTGCTCGCTGAATGGATGGGGATAGGTTGTACAGCCCCAGTGATAAACGACACTCGTACGTCAGCCCCCGGGGTCTGACAGCATGAGACCACCACACCGGTCTCCACCTGCGAGCATCAGAGCGAGCAGCCGAGCTGTACAGCACCTCCATGTGCTGCGGCACTGGTGCTATCGGGGGCTGTACTGCTCGGGGGCGTCACATCGTACTGTTACATCACAACTAACCAATAAACACATTTTGGAACATGGTGTCATGTCTGAGCTCCGCCCAAATCAGGAAAGGAAAGTTTACGTatttctgctaaaaaaaaaaattacaatgtaCATGAAGAGAATAAATATTGGGACCATTAGCATCTTCTGAGAGGTGGGGGGCAATGGGTGAGAACGTCTGGGGGGCAGCAGCAACGTCCGGGAGGCAGGGGCCCAGCGGGTGAGAACGTCCGAggggcagcagcagcgtctgggagGTGGGGGCCCAGCGGGTGAGAACGTCCAGGAGGCAggggggaagcagcagcgtctgggAGGTGGGGGCCCAGCGGGTGAGAACGTCCGGAAGGCggtgggcagtgacggcatccaagAGGTGGAGACAGATACAGCACCCAAGAGGTGGGGACAGCGACAGCATCCGGGAGGCAGGGGGCAGTGATGGCAGCCAAGAGGTGGGGGCAGCAGGTGAGAACGTCTGGGAGGTGGGGGCAGTAGCAGCGTCCGGGAGTCATTGGCCCAGGGGGTGAGAACGTccaggaggtgggggcagcaggtgAGAACGTCCGGGAGGTGGGGGTAGCAGCAAGCAGCGTCCAGGAGTCTTTGGCCCAGTGAGTGAGAACGTCCAGGGAGGGGTAGTGAACTGTGTCCAAGAGGTGGGGGCAGCAACAGAATCCGGGAGGTGAGAATGGCCAGGAGGTAAGGGGCAGCGGCCAGCATGTGGGGGTTAGTGATGGCGTCCTTGAGTCAGGGGCCCAGAGGATGAGAACGTCCGGGAGGCAGAGGGCATGGTTGGCATCTGGGAGGTGGGGGGGCAGCATCGGCGTCCAGGAGGTGGGGTGCAGCCACAGCGTACGGGGGACAGCGTTTGAGCCTGGAAGGCACAGAGCTGTGTCCAGGAGGCGGGATGCAGCCACagcgtgcggggggcagtgaaagaGTCTGGAAGACAGTACTGTGTCCCGGTCACAGGTGCAGCGGCTGCCCTCTGATCTATGCCCAGAGTGACGCGGTGTCCCTGGGGGTGAGGGTCACACCGGCACGGCAGGGGTTGTGTCATGAGGGGTAACTTTACTAGATCGTATCTTGTCCTGTAAGACGCAGCTCCGGGTGCAGAGGTGACAGGAGGCGCAGAAGGAGTTGCAGCAGGGGATGAATCTGCAGACGCCAACTCTCCAGATGAACCAACCCGGAGACCAGCAACACCAGAATAAGAGGGCGACGCCTAGCACGAAGCCCAGGATGACGTACAGGTAGAGGAAGGAGGCGTAGGATCTCCGCTCTGCAAGACAGAAGTGCACATCAGCGGCCACAATCACCCTCACACAACAAGGTATAGCAAAGGTGGGGGCCCTGGAACGGCAGCATGCATGACGGGAGAGGTCAGATTATAGGGGGCCTCCAATCTACCGCACACAAGTCACATGAGAACCAAGGAAGAGTCTGCATCCAACTGACAGGGGATCGGAGTGTGGGGGAGTACGGGTCTTGTGGTCCCCGGGAGGCCTGTAAGGGACGACTGTAGTGTTGGGAGGTGACGAGTGTAATGtcatgggggggggtgtctgtccttgtGGTCCTGTAGTTTGTGCAGGTGACTGTTCTTCTAGACTCGGGAATGCCTGTAGTGGCGGTGGGTGGGTGGCTCTTGTGGTCTTGGAGACACCTGTAGTGTAGGGGGTACAGTTCTTGTAGGCTCAGGGACGCCTGTAGTGCCGGAGGGGGGCATTGTCCGTCCTTGTGGGCCCAGGGACACACGTAATGTGTGTGGGGGCTACGGTCCTTGTGGTCTCGGGGACGTCCATAGTGCGTGGAAGGTGACTGTTCTTGTGGTCCTGGGGACGCCTGTAGTTTAGGGGGGCTGGGCACAGTGTGTGTCAGGGATTATTGTCCTTGTATTCCCAAGGATGCCTGTAGGGTGTGGGGGTGACGGTTCTTGTGGTCCCGGGGACGCCTATAGTGTCGGAGGGAGGGGTTACGGTTCTTCTCGTCCTGGGTCGCCTGTAGTGTTGGGGGGTGACTGTTCTTCTGGTCCTGGAGAGGTCCATAGTTTGTGGGGGGTGACTATCATATGTGGCTCCTCAGTCAGTGTTGGGTACCTAAGCTGGTGCTGTGTGGTCGGACGCCTGGAGCGAGAGGCGTCTGGTCGGCTTCATTCCTGCAGGTGAGATTTCCCGCTGGCAGGGCTGGTACAGGAGCAGCACCGGGGGCGGCAGCTTCAGCCGGGGTCCTGGTGCCAATGATTCCTACCAGACATGAGCACACACATGAGGAACACTGGGGGGTCCAATCTGCTAATGGGGGACTTTTTCTCTCCCTGAGACCCCCGCAGGTTAGACCCAGGCACCCTCCCTGATCCCTACATCGGGCACTCACCTTGGCTGTCCATGAGGACGCAGTTGGCCGGGGGGCCACTGGCCTGGTCGCTGCCATCACCGCAGTTATCGATGTTCTGGGGGTCACACACCAGGCTGGAGGGGACACATTTACCATTATGACAGGAGAAGTACGGCTCTGACCGGCACTCGGAGGCGTTGAAGCCTGGAAAACACCAAGACGTAGCAATGGCGGCCGCCATGTTCCCGACACAAAGCAAGAAATCCACATGTAACCGAGGTGGGACGGACGGCACTCACCGACACGGAACGAGGTGAAGTCCCCCACAAAGTCCACTCTGGGCTGCTGCCCGCGGGTCACCAGGCGCAGGGTCAGGTACCGTCCCGTGGACAGGACTGGTCTGGGGATTGTTTTGCCACAAAGAGGAAAGCCCAGCGGTTCTGCGTGAGGGTCTCGGCCATCATAGAACTGGACATAGGAGCCAGCATTACAGGGGTCAGTGTAGACTCCAGGGGGCCGGATGGTGTCCTGGGAGGGTGAAGCACGGTCACTACCATTCTCCCCTGGTCCAGACATCTGACTATTGGACATCCGCAGGAGACTGTACACCAGGAAGAAGCGGAACTGGAACTGGAGCTtgtccttcatggccgccgcttgCATGGTCAAGTGACAGTCGGTGCCCATAGACACAAAGTAATACTTCCGGGAGTCGCTGTGTGAGTGGACGATCATCCCGTCTCCCCCGACGGTCTGTCCACAGAAGTCCACCATGctgactgcagagagcagaggacaCGGCACCGTTATTACACGTAATGACAGGCGGGGGGTGCCGGAGCCGCCAACCAAGAAGGACAAACAAGGACAACCACCCGTCGCCTCCCGTCTCCCCCGACGGTCTGTCCACAGAAGTCCACCATGctgactgcagagagcagaggacaCGGCACCGTTATTACACGTTATGACAGGCGGGGGGTGCCGGAGCCACCAACCAAGAAGGACAAACAAGGACAACCACCCGTCGCCT
Coding sequences:
- the LDLRAD2 gene encoding low-density lipoprotein receptor class A domain-containing protein 2 produces the protein MRTPRPLPALYLLIRMVAPVCSIHTVSMVDFCGQTVGGDGMIVHSHSDSRKYYFVSMGTDCHLTMQAAAMKDKLQFQFRFFLVYSLLRMSNSQMSGPGENGSDRASPSQDTIRPPGVYTDPCNAGSYVQFYDGRDPHAEPLGFPLCGKTIPRPVLSTGRYLTLRLVTRGQQPRVDFVGDFTSFRVGFNASECRSEPYFSCHNGKCVPSSLVCDPQNIDNCGDGSDQASGPPANCVLMDSQGIIGTRTPAEAAAPGAAPVPALPAGNLTCRNEADQTPLAPGVRPHSTSLERRSYASFLYLYVILGFVLGVALLFWCCWSPGWFIWRVGVCRFIPCCNSFCASCHLCTRSCVLQDKIRSSKVTPHDTTPAVPV